One Streptomyces fagopyri DNA window includes the following coding sequences:
- a CDS encoding CGNR zinc finger domain-containing protein: protein MKESLEEPIRSGADAAQLVLGFLNTRANAAGDPEVFASPDGFADWARGENLPTAGTVVTESDAVAARELRDALVTVLLAHADDRTLSDEEVADAEARLVQASVRYPLISLISTRGARLTGASTGTPGILGTVVAAVTQLALHDDWARLKACCNPPCHTAFVDRTRNRAARYCSPACNSQVSMRALRERRRNPPA, encoded by the coding sequence ATGAAGGAGAGCCTGGAGGAGCCGATACGGAGCGGGGCGGACGCGGCCCAGTTGGTGCTGGGGTTCCTGAACACGCGAGCGAACGCGGCCGGGGACCCGGAGGTCTTCGCGTCGCCCGACGGCTTCGCCGACTGGGCGCGCGGGGAGAACCTGCCGACCGCCGGCACCGTGGTGACCGAATCCGACGCCGTCGCCGCCCGCGAACTGCGTGACGCCCTGGTCACGGTCCTGCTCGCCCACGCCGACGACCGGACGCTCAGCGACGAAGAGGTGGCCGACGCGGAAGCCCGACTCGTACAGGCATCGGTCCGGTATCCCCTGATCAGCCTGATCAGCACACGTGGGGCCCGCCTCACCGGGGCCTCGACCGGCACCCCCGGCATCCTGGGAACCGTCGTGGCCGCCGTGACCCAACTCGCCCTGCACGACGACTGGGCTCGCCTCAAAGCCTGCTGCAACCCTCCGTGCCACACCGCGTTCGTCGACCGCACCCGCAACCGCGCCGCCCGCTACTGCAGTCCCGCCTGCAATTCACAGGTCTCGATGCGGGCGCTGCGCGAACGCCGCAGGAACCCCCCCGCCTGA
- a CDS encoding TOMM precursor leader peptide-binding protein produces MANAPASYEEIAQSRPRIRRDVLFTRTPSGVLFHNAHGGFNVVTQSAYRFATLIVPHFDGERRVEELCVGLGDKQRDMVVQLVRALYARGFARDAALTIPAETLSPQVENRFAHQLDYLDHYADDAPGRFLRFRSTPVAVLGDDALARWAALGLLRNGCAAVAVTEHDEPSDVLSRELHGVEGVSDLDAEAAALAGAGCAPRLVRLPAPGAATLVEETSPVAPAVSTGADAEDPRTAGARSGDGTYGWQDLDGWDTVLVTGAAGRRQLLRLLAEGVPEGRRLLGAWTFGNRAVVGPVMTTGTVGCWCCAALRLGAGADAADSAELWASVGPATPLGAPAHDLTGPLAGMLGNLLAFEVFRLATGALPAETRNQIVVQDLDSLDVLTEPLLPHPRCPYCAAGNTAAVQDPGAVDITTGDRTTGDKATVGTTASGGTAVGNAVVENPAAGRAVARNTGPAEPAAPPGDVLRAPHPDDEPAAPPGDGAADEDAARTLLTALEERDVLVHERAGVFTAFADDDWEQTPLKLSTVRLGVGPGRVRRVCAADVHTVAGARLTALFRAAEVYAEHVVPPRVFDAPGLRAAVGRWTRVAPPELALSSGLDVPADRVAHWSEAVSLTDGRTVLVPTAAVRTLGGWNNLGLFERSSAGTGAAGSPRAALARALTTALALDASRGAVRRTAPVPTVDHASLTADPELLFLLRSADNLGVTVEILDLTAAGGGLLPVTLARLTDPATGAVRWATGGGLRHRDAVLEALRDLLGAEQVRRAADGPDTGDPMWADLDAGTLVAEGTVPLPDSGTTWAAVLDGLAAAGRDALAVPVPAPDLAAGHIHTARVLLTRGAPCAD; encoded by the coding sequence ATGGCCAACGCTCCCGCGTCCTACGAGGAGATCGCTCAGTCGCGGCCCCGCATCCGCAGGGACGTCCTGTTCACCCGGACTCCGTCCGGGGTGCTCTTCCACAACGCCCACGGCGGGTTCAACGTCGTCACACAGTCCGCCTACCGCTTCGCCACGCTGATCGTGCCGCACTTCGACGGCGAGCGCCGGGTCGAGGAACTCTGCGTCGGCCTGGGGGACAAGCAGCGCGACATGGTGGTCCAACTCGTGCGCGCACTCTACGCGCGTGGTTTCGCCCGGGACGCCGCGCTCACCATTCCGGCGGAGACCCTGTCGCCGCAGGTGGAGAATCGTTTCGCCCATCAGCTCGACTACCTCGACCACTACGCGGACGACGCGCCCGGCCGTTTCCTGCGCTTCCGTTCCACTCCGGTCGCCGTGCTGGGCGACGACGCCCTGGCGCGCTGGGCGGCGCTCGGCCTGCTCCGCAACGGCTGCGCCGCGGTGGCCGTCACCGAACACGATGAGCCGTCCGACGTGCTCTCCCGCGAACTCCACGGCGTCGAGGGCGTGTCCGACCTCGACGCGGAGGCCGCCGCCCTCGCCGGAGCGGGTTGCGCGCCGCGGCTGGTCCGCCTGCCCGCGCCCGGCGCGGCGACACTCGTCGAGGAGACCTCGCCGGTGGCTCCCGCCGTCTCGACGGGCGCGGACGCCGAAGACCCCCGCACCGCGGGTGCCCGGTCCGGTGACGGGACGTACGGCTGGCAGGACCTCGACGGCTGGGACACCGTCCTGGTCACCGGTGCCGCCGGGCGCCGCCAGCTGCTCCGGCTGCTCGCCGAGGGCGTGCCCGAGGGCCGCCGTCTGCTGGGCGCCTGGACCTTCGGCAACCGTGCCGTCGTCGGCCCCGTGATGACCACCGGTACCGTCGGCTGCTGGTGCTGCGCGGCCCTGCGGCTCGGTGCGGGCGCCGACGCCGCGGACAGCGCGGAACTGTGGGCCTCCGTCGGCCCCGCCACACCGCTCGGCGCCCCCGCGCACGACCTCACCGGTCCGCTCGCGGGCATGCTCGGCAACCTCCTCGCCTTCGAGGTGTTCCGCCTCGCCACCGGGGCGCTGCCCGCCGAGACCCGCAACCAGATAGTGGTCCAGGACCTCGACTCGCTCGACGTACTGACCGAACCGCTGCTGCCGCACCCCCGCTGCCCGTACTGCGCAGCCGGGAACACCGCCGCGGTCCAGGATCCCGGCGCGGTCGACATCACCACCGGGGACAGAACCACCGGCGACAAAGCGACCGTCGGTACAACCGCCAGCGGCGGCACCGCCGTCGGGAACGCCGTCGTCGAGAATCCCGCCGCCGGGAGGGCCGTCGCGCGGAACACCGGCCCCGCCGAACCCGCCGCCCCGCCCGGCGACGTCCTGCGCGCGCCCCACCCGGACGACGAGCCCGCCGCGCCGCCCGGGGACGGGGCCGCCGACGAGGACGCCGCCCGGACCCTGCTCACGGCACTCGAGGAGCGCGACGTCCTCGTCCACGAGCGGGCCGGTGTCTTCACCGCGTTCGCCGACGACGACTGGGAGCAGACACCCCTCAAGCTCAGCACCGTCCGCCTCGGTGTCGGCCCGGGGCGGGTGCGCCGGGTCTGCGCCGCCGACGTCCACACCGTGGCCGGCGCCCGTCTCACGGCTCTCTTCCGGGCCGCGGAGGTCTACGCCGAACACGTCGTCCCGCCCCGGGTGTTCGACGCGCCCGGCCTCCGGGCCGCCGTCGGCAGGTGGACGCGCGTCGCGCCGCCCGAACTGGCCCTCTCCAGCGGTCTCGACGTACCGGCGGACCGGGTCGCGCACTGGAGCGAGGCCGTCTCCCTGACCGACGGACGGACCGTGCTGGTGCCGACGGCCGCCGTCCGCACCCTGGGCGGCTGGAACAACCTGGGCCTGTTCGAGCGCAGCTCGGCCGGCACCGGCGCCGCCGGCAGCCCGCGCGCCGCGCTGGCCCGAGCCCTCACGACCGCGCTCGCCCTCGACGCGTCGCGCGGCGCCGTCCGCCGCACCGCCCCGGTGCCGACCGTGGACCACGCCTCCCTCACGGCCGACCCCGAACTGCTCTTCCTGCTGCGTTCCGCGGACAACCTCGGCGTCACCGTCGAGATCCTCGACCTCACCGCGGCCGGCGGCGGTCTGCTGCCCGTCACTCTGGCCCGCCTCACCGATCCGGCGACCGGAGCGGTCCGCTGGGCGACCGGCGGCGGTCTCCGGCACCGCGATGCCGTACTGGAGGCCCTGCGCGACCTGCTCGGCGCCGAGCAGGTGCGCCGTGCCGCGGACGGCCCCGACACCGGCGACCCGATGTGGGCCGACCTGGACGCCGGAACCCTCGTCGCCGAGGGCACCGTACCGCTGCCGGACAGCGGCACCACCTGGGCCGCCGTGCTCGACGGCCTCGCCGCCGCGGGCCGGGACGCCCTCGCGGTGCCGGTGCCCGCCCCCGACCTCGCCGCCGGCCACATCCACACGGCACGCGTCCTGCTCACCCGCGGAGCGCCCTGTGCCGACTGA
- a CDS encoding TOMM precursor leader peptide-binding protein codes for MPTETEAAPRERAAPLGPSADRSWDEVCAALTAALAERAGRHPGTPSAVVTPLGRRDELNAGAAEFTPDVVQVGLYGHHAVVGPPAAEGGPGCPGCLARRWQSVRAGYLRDAIESGGETRATGTPPWRTDFVVDALSALVAAAARRPRAARHPWVRLLDLETLRVARFPLVPDGECPSCGARPDDSAEAARVTLEPSPKHAPDSFRLRPLGAYDLAPEAFANPVTGMLGPSVVPDLTSASTSSTVGAFTTRSGDYLRECYWGGHTGTYGASVRVGLLEGLERYAGMRARAKRTAVTATFDDLGDTALDPRVTGLYSDTFHAAEPDAPRFAPDRPVRWVWGWSLREDRPVLVPEVVAYYHAPGGVRRRFVQESSNGCASGGSLAEAVYHGLMETIERDAFLLAWFGRARLPEIDPSSSVRPATRAMVDRLAMYGYRARFFDTRVTFPVPVVTAVAERVDGGPGLLCFGAGASLDPEDALAGGLCEIATDSVNLRRRTAREERRLRRMADDFDEVRVLHDHPLLYGLPEMGRYTDFLLRGRDPADRVRLASLASGPGALPVSTDLRDDVEACVGAVTARGFDVVVVDQTVAEQRALGFHTVKVLVPGLVPIDFGWSRQRGPLMPRVRTALREAGLRDDDLPPDGLNPAPHPFP; via the coding sequence GTGCCGACTGAGACCGAGGCCGCGCCGCGAGAACGGGCCGCGCCCCTCGGACCGTCGGCCGACCGGTCGTGGGACGAGGTCTGCGCCGCGCTGACCGCCGCCCTCGCGGAGCGCGCGGGGCGCCACCCCGGCACGCCGTCGGCCGTGGTGACCCCGCTCGGCCGTCGCGACGAACTGAACGCCGGAGCAGCCGAGTTCACGCCCGACGTCGTACAGGTCGGGCTGTACGGGCACCATGCCGTGGTCGGCCCGCCGGCCGCGGAGGGCGGTCCGGGCTGTCCCGGGTGTCTGGCCCGCCGCTGGCAGTCGGTGCGGGCCGGATACCTGCGGGACGCCATCGAGAGCGGCGGGGAGACCCGGGCCACCGGCACCCCGCCCTGGCGGACCGACTTCGTGGTGGACGCCCTGTCCGCCCTCGTCGCGGCGGCGGCCCGGCGGCCCCGCGCCGCCCGCCATCCGTGGGTCCGGCTGCTGGACCTGGAGACGCTGCGCGTCGCCCGGTTCCCGCTGGTGCCGGACGGGGAGTGCCCGTCCTGCGGAGCACGCCCCGACGACAGCGCCGAGGCCGCCCGCGTCACCCTGGAGCCCAGCCCCAAGCACGCCCCGGACAGCTTCCGGCTGCGCCCCCTCGGCGCCTACGACCTGGCGCCGGAGGCGTTCGCCAACCCCGTCACCGGGATGCTCGGCCCGTCCGTCGTACCCGATCTGACGTCCGCCTCGACCTCCTCCACGGTCGGCGCGTTCACCACCCGCTCGGGCGACTACCTGCGGGAGTGCTACTGGGGCGGTCACACCGGTACGTACGGCGCGAGCGTACGGGTCGGACTGCTGGAAGGACTTGAGCGGTACGCCGGGATGCGGGCGAGGGCCAAGCGCACCGCGGTGACCGCGACCTTCGACGACCTCGGCGACACGGCGCTCGACCCGCGCGTCACCGGTCTCTACTCCGACACCTTCCACGCCGCCGAGCCGGACGCGCCGCGCTTCGCCCCGGACCGTCCCGTGCGATGGGTGTGGGGCTGGTCGCTGCGCGAGGACCGGCCGGTCCTCGTACCGGAGGTCGTGGCGTACTACCACGCGCCGGGTGGCGTCCGGCGGCGCTTCGTCCAGGAGAGCTCCAACGGCTGTGCCTCCGGCGGCAGTCTCGCCGAGGCCGTCTACCACGGACTGATGGAGACCATCGAGCGCGACGCGTTCCTGCTGGCCTGGTTCGGCCGGGCCCGGCTGCCCGAGATCGACCCGTCGAGCAGCGTCCGGCCGGCGACCCGCGCCATGGTCGACCGGCTGGCGATGTACGGCTACCGGGCGAGGTTCTTCGACACCCGCGTCACCTTCCCGGTGCCCGTGGTGACCGCGGTCGCCGAACGCGTCGACGGCGGACCGGGGTTGCTCTGCTTCGGCGCGGGTGCCTCCCTCGACCCGGAGGACGCGCTCGCCGGCGGGCTCTGCGAGATCGCCACCGACTCCGTCAACCTCCGCCGCCGTACCGCCCGCGAGGAACGCCGACTGCGCCGCATGGCCGACGACTTCGACGAGGTGCGCGTGCTCCACGACCACCCCCTCCTGTACGGGCTGCCCGAGATGGGCCGGTACACCGACTTCCTGCTGCGCGGCCGGGATCCGGCGGACCGGGTGCGGCTCGCCTCGCTCGCCTCCGGGCCGGGTGCCCTGCCCGTCTCGACCGATCTCCGGGACGACGTGGAGGCGTGCGTCGGCGCGGTGACGGCGCGGGGGTTCGACGTGGTGGTGGTCGACCAGACCGTCGCCGAACAGCGGGCCCTCGGCTTCCACACGGTCAAGGTCCTGGTGCCCGGCCTGGTCCCGATCGACTTCGGCTGGAGCCGGCAGCGCGGCCCTCTGATGCCCCGTGTCCGCACCGCGCTGCGCGAGGCCGGACTGCGGGACGACGACCTGCCGCCGGACGGCCTCAACCCGGCCCCGCATCCGTTCCCTTGA
- a CDS encoding AfsR/SARP family transcriptional regulator, whose amino-acid sequence MRKAVVKTGAPAPDGALPERTAAAAATSRPRFLVLGLLAITDGRETVVLQPSKPSSLLAALLLHPGAVVSADLLQRVVWGNRPPAGGRSALHTCVLRLRRLFAKYGVADHAIEAVPGGYRLHADADTLDLLRFRELLARADAGDDPESALDLARAALRLWKGPLLGNVHSDELHRDHVPRLVEERLLAVERVFDGELRLGRHREMIAEAREAVRTGPGHEGLSALLIEALYRSGRRAEALAEYRRIHTYLTSELGVEPGPALRDLHGAVLRGEPTDGRSALPAAGVPPSVAAEAPAGLGRASPPAPGTLVLRALVNAGLLEEDPSGRYRVHDLLRLFVRAAGASLPAAAPPDPTDLPPSTVG is encoded by the coding sequence ATGCGAAAGGCTGTGGTGAAGACCGGTGCCCCCGCGCCCGACGGCGCACTTCCCGAACGGACGGCCGCAGCGGCCGCCACCAGCCGGCCCCGGTTCCTGGTGCTCGGGCTGCTTGCCATCACCGACGGCCGAGAGACCGTCGTACTCCAGCCCTCCAAACCGAGTTCGCTGCTCGCCGCGTTACTCCTGCATCCCGGTGCTGTCGTCTCCGCCGACCTGCTCCAGCGCGTGGTCTGGGGAAACCGGCCCCCGGCCGGCGGCCGGTCGGCTCTGCACACCTGTGTACTGCGACTGCGCCGTCTCTTCGCGAAATACGGCGTCGCCGACCACGCCATCGAGGCCGTTCCCGGCGGCTACCGGCTGCACGCCGACGCCGACACCCTCGACCTGCTGCGGTTCCGTGAACTGCTGGCCCGGGCCGATGCCGGTGACGATCCGGAGTCGGCGCTGGACCTGGCGCGGGCCGCGCTGCGTCTGTGGAAGGGCCCTCTCCTCGGCAACGTCCACTCCGACGAGCTCCATCGCGACCACGTGCCGCGCTTGGTCGAGGAGCGGCTCCTCGCCGTCGAGCGTGTCTTCGACGGCGAACTGCGCCTGGGACGGCACCGGGAGATGATCGCGGAGGCCCGCGAGGCGGTCCGGACCGGTCCCGGCCACGAGGGGCTGTCCGCCCTGCTCATCGAGGCCCTGTACCGCTCCGGGCGACGTGCCGAGGCCCTCGCCGAGTATCGCAGGATCCACACGTACCTCACGTCGGAGCTGGGCGTGGAGCCCGGCCCGGCCCTGCGCGATCTGCACGGCGCCGTCCTGCGCGGCGAACCGACCGACGGGCGCAGCGCGTTGCCCGCCGCGGGCGTACCGCCGTCGGTGGCCGCCGAGGCGCCGGCCGGTCTCGGACGGGCCTCTCCGCCGGCCCCCGGCACCCTGGTCCTGCGCGCGCTCGTCAACGCCGGGCTGCTGGAAGAGGATCCGTCCGGCCGGTACCGCGTCCACGACCTGCTCCGGCTCTTCGTCCGCGCGGCCGGTGCCAGTCTGCCGGCCGCCGCTCCACCCGATCCGACGGACCTCCCCCCGTCGACCGTCGGCTGA
- a CDS encoding SDR family NAD(P)-dependent oxidoreductase — MTIAENTSKVWFITGASSGIGRELVRQALDAGESVAAVARDSVTLRDLGSHDRLLTISADVADEGAVRAAVDRAVAAFGRVDVVANNAGYGVFGAVEEVDDAQARAIFDTNVFGVLNVLRAVLPVLRRQGSGHILQGSSIFGQTAVPGLGLLAATKYAVEGLSDALAAEVAPLGVKVTLVQPGPTDTAFGGNLDQAATTHADYDRTVRAPLPDGPAASAAGRVAAGIRIAVADIDPPRRLALGVVSGSAMRAALDARLADLDTWSSVTEGVDARQ, encoded by the coding sequence ATGACGATCGCAGAGAACACCTCAAAGGTTTGGTTCATCACCGGCGCGTCCTCCGGGATCGGCCGCGAACTGGTTCGCCAGGCTCTGGACGCCGGGGAGTCGGTCGCGGCCGTGGCCCGCGACAGCGTCACTCTCCGGGATCTCGGCAGCCATGACCGGTTGCTGACCATCAGCGCCGACGTCGCCGACGAGGGTGCGGTCCGAGCGGCCGTCGACCGGGCGGTCGCGGCGTTCGGGCGCGTCGACGTCGTCGCCAACAACGCCGGCTACGGCGTGTTCGGCGCTGTCGAGGAGGTAGACGACGCGCAGGCGCGAGCCATCTTCGACACGAACGTCTTCGGCGTGCTGAACGTCCTGCGTGCCGTCCTGCCGGTGCTGCGCCGCCAGGGCTCCGGGCACATCCTGCAGGGCTCGTCCATCTTCGGGCAGACCGCGGTCCCGGGCCTGGGCCTGCTCGCCGCGACCAAGTACGCCGTCGAGGGCCTGTCCGACGCCCTGGCGGCCGAGGTCGCCCCGCTGGGCGTCAAGGTCACCCTCGTGCAGCCCGGCCCCACCGACACCGCCTTCGGCGGCAACCTCGACCAGGCCGCCACCACCCACGCCGACTACGACCGGACCGTCCGCGCCCCGCTGCCCGACGGCCCTGCCGCATCCGCCGCCGGGCGCGTCGCCGCCGGTATCCGCATCGCGGTCGCCGACATCGACCCGCCCCGCCGCCTCGCCCTGGGTGTCGTCAGTGGCTCCGCCATGCGCGCCGCGCTCGACGCGCGCCTCGCCGACCTCGACACCTGGAGCAGCGTCACAGAGGGCGTCGACGCCCGACAGTGA
- a CDS encoding nitroreductase family protein has protein sequence MGYAHEYATAVMRRGRVPMEPADFVPDWSDRPRKGKFFPGAASVPLPDGGCAEDATLGRGLFGKTGTGAFTLPLLGAMLRDSYGLTGRRLAVQANTDLGSLPFYSHANWSRGTASGGGLYPIGVHWISGAGGPLTPGVYYYDTPHHRVTRLLSGDVSAEVRTALGDLEEAAGTDQFLVLGVTFWQNSFKYNSFCYHAVTMDIGALVQTWRMWARAHGLHLGSALWFDEPRLGRLLGLTPDEDGVFAVVPLRWDGTPPATPAPPAPGAVVRQVPDEKSRRVLSFPTLRRIHAATLDGAADRPAPGVLDGSLALPATRGDRVPLPEPPPLEVPVRRALRERRSSFGRFTSVEPLDAARLSATLRAAVAASTLDSDAETPGGAPLTRLCVFVNHVRDVPAGLYEYDPEAGELVLLKAGDHGPFLQRNYFLANYNVEQAAAVLVPVARTHAVLDAVGDRGYRLVNAVVGAVAQAVYTTASAADTGCGVALGFDSVSFEEELGLAQRDEIPLLIMMIGHERPRSADYRYDIVAP, from the coding sequence GTGGGATACGCCCATGAGTACGCGACCGCGGTGATGCGGCGGGGCCGGGTCCCCATGGAGCCGGCCGACTTCGTCCCCGACTGGTCCGACCGTCCCCGCAAGGGCAAGTTCTTCCCGGGCGCCGCGTCCGTGCCGCTGCCCGACGGCGGCTGCGCCGAGGACGCGACCCTCGGCCGGGGCCTGTTCGGCAAGACCGGCACCGGAGCGTTCACGCTGCCCTTGCTCGGCGCGATGCTCCGCGACTCCTACGGTCTGACCGGGCGCCGCCTCGCCGTCCAGGCCAACACCGACCTGGGTTCCCTGCCGTTCTACTCGCACGCCAACTGGTCGCGCGGCACCGCCTCCGGCGGCGGCCTCTACCCCATCGGCGTGCACTGGATCAGCGGGGCGGGCGGGCCCCTGACACCGGGCGTCTACTACTACGACACTCCGCACCACCGCGTGACCCGGCTCCTTTCGGGTGACGTGAGCGCGGAGGTCCGCACCGCCCTCGGCGACCTGGAGGAAGCCGCCGGGACCGACCAGTTCCTCGTCCTCGGCGTGACGTTCTGGCAGAACTCCTTCAAGTACAACAGCTTCTGCTACCACGCCGTGACGATGGACATCGGCGCCCTCGTGCAGACCTGGCGCATGTGGGCCCGCGCGCACGGCCTCCACCTCGGCAGCGCCCTCTGGTTCGACGAGCCCCGGCTCGGCCGCCTGCTCGGGCTGACTCCCGACGAGGACGGCGTGTTCGCCGTCGTACCCCTGCGCTGGGACGGCACCCCTCCGGCGACACCGGCACCGCCGGCTCCCGGCGCCGTCGTCCGGCAGGTGCCCGACGAGAAGTCCCGCCGGGTGCTGTCCTTCCCGACCCTGCGCCGCATCCACGCCGCCACCCTGGACGGCGCCGCCGACCGGCCCGCCCCCGGAGTCCTGGACGGCTCCCTCGCCCTGCCCGCCACACGCGGCGACCGCGTCCCGCTGCCGGAACCTCCGCCGCTGGAGGTCCCCGTACGCAGGGCGCTGCGTGAACGCCGCAGCAGCTTCGGGCGGTTCACGTCCGTCGAGCCGCTCGACGCCGCCCGGCTCTCCGCCACGCTGCGGGCCGCGGTCGCCGCGAGCACCCTCGACAGCGACGCGGAAACACCGGGCGGCGCGCCCCTGACCCGGCTCTGCGTCTTCGTCAACCATGTCCGTGACGTGCCCGCCGGACTCTACGAGTACGACCCGGAAGCCGGCGAACTGGTGCTGCTGAAGGCGGGCGACCACGGCCCGTTCCTCCAGCGGAACTACTTCCTCGCCAACTACAACGTGGAGCAGGCGGCGGCCGTCCTGGTGCCCGTGGCCCGCACCCACGCCGTGCTGGACGCCGTCGGGGACCGTGGCTACCGCCTGGTCAACGCGGTCGTCGGCGCCGTCGCCCAGGCCGTCTACACCACCGCCTCCGCGGCGGACACCGGCTGCGGTGTCGCCCTCGGCTTCGACAGCGTCTCGTTCGAGGAGGAACTCGGGCTGGCTCAGCGGGACGAGATCCCGCTGCTGATCATGATGATCGGCCACGAACGCCCCCGCTCCGCCGACTACCGCTACGACATCGTCGCGCCGTGA